The Lichenihabitans psoromatis genome contains a region encoding:
- the glmS gene encoding glutamine--fructose-6-phosphate transaminase (isomerizing), protein MCGIVGILGTGPVAPQLVDALKRLEYRGYDSAGIATLEDGVLTRRRAQGKLKNLELRLSEAPLRGAIGIGHTRWATHGRPTETNAHPHASDRLAVVHNGIIENFRELRAELSAKGHVFATETDSEVVAHLVTDLMDGGLQPTDAVLAALPRLKGAFALAFLFNGEADLLIGARQGAPLAVGYGDGEMYLGSDALALAPFTEEVAYLEEGDCVVLSHMSATFWDVSGARVVRQRQRSLASAFLIDKGNYRHFMAKEIHEQAEVVGRTLAHYLDMSDASVNLPFELPFDLGSVERITISACGTAYMAGLVAKYWFERIARVSVDIDVASEFRYREAPLPPRGVMIVVSQSGETADTLASLRYAKQNGQRIIGVVNVATSSMARESDVVAQTLAGPEIGVASTKAFTCQLAVLACLALAIGKARGTLDRAEERRLVNALIAVPGLIAETMKCEPQIEAIARDLSRARDVLYVGRGTSYPLALEGALKLKELSYIHAEGYAAGELKHGPIALIDETMPVIVIAPPDPVFEKTVSNMQEVAARGGRIILIGDREATRAASVAVEAAIAMPAMDATFTPIVYAVPVQLIAYHTAVFMGKDADQPRNLAKSVTVE, encoded by the coding sequence ATGTGCGGCATCGTCGGAATTCTCGGAACGGGTCCGGTCGCTCCGCAACTCGTCGACGCGTTGAAGCGGCTCGAATATCGCGGCTACGATTCGGCCGGGATCGCGACGCTGGAGGATGGTGTGCTGACGCGCCGCCGGGCGCAGGGCAAGTTGAAGAACCTCGAACTGCGCCTGTCCGAAGCGCCGTTACGCGGCGCGATCGGCATTGGCCATACACGCTGGGCGACCCATGGCCGGCCGACTGAGACCAACGCGCATCCACATGCTAGCGACCGGCTCGCCGTCGTTCATAACGGCATCATCGAGAATTTCCGCGAACTTCGCGCCGAATTGTCGGCCAAAGGCCACGTCTTCGCAACCGAGACCGACAGCGAGGTGGTGGCCCATCTCGTGACGGACCTGATGGATGGTGGTCTTCAACCGACCGATGCCGTCCTTGCGGCTCTGCCGCGCCTCAAGGGCGCGTTCGCGCTCGCGTTCCTGTTCAACGGCGAGGCCGATCTGCTGATCGGCGCGCGGCAGGGCGCTCCTCTGGCGGTCGGATATGGCGACGGCGAGATGTATCTCGGCTCCGACGCTTTGGCACTCGCACCCTTCACCGAGGAGGTGGCCTATCTCGAGGAGGGCGACTGCGTCGTGCTGTCTCATATGTCGGCGACGTTTTGGGACGTGTCCGGCGCGCGCGTGGTCCGCCAGCGCCAGAGAAGCCTCGCCAGCGCCTTTCTGATCGACAAGGGCAACTATCGGCACTTCATGGCGAAGGAGATCCACGAGCAAGCCGAGGTCGTCGGCCGCACGCTGGCCCATTACCTCGATATGTCGGACGCGTCGGTCAACCTGCCGTTCGAGCTTCCATTCGATCTCGGCAGCGTCGAACGCATCACCATCTCGGCTTGCGGCACCGCCTATATGGCCGGTCTGGTCGCGAAATACTGGTTCGAGCGGATCGCGCGCGTGTCGGTCGATATCGATGTCGCGTCCGAGTTCCGGTATCGCGAGGCACCTCTCCCGCCGCGCGGCGTCATGATCGTCGTGTCGCAATCGGGCGAAACCGCCGACACGCTCGCCTCGCTCCGCTACGCCAAGCAGAACGGCCAGCGGATCATCGGCGTCGTTAATGTCGCGACATCGAGCATGGCGCGTGAGAGCGACGTGGTGGCGCAAACGCTGGCGGGTCCCGAGATCGGCGTGGCGTCCACCAAGGCATTCACGTGCCAGCTCGCCGTGCTGGCCTGCCTGGCTCTGGCGATCGGCAAGGCGCGCGGCACGCTCGATCGGGCGGAGGAGCGCCGCTTGGTCAACGCTTTGATCGCCGTGCCCGGGCTGATCGCCGAAACGATGAAATGCGAGCCGCAGATCGAGGCCATCGCGCGCGATCTGTCCCGCGCCAGGGATGTGCTCTATGTTGGCCGTGGCACCAGCTACCCGCTGGCGCTCGAAGGCGCGCTGAAGCTCAAGGAACTCTCCTACATCCACGCCGAGGGCTATGCGGCGGGCGAGTTGAAACACGGCCCCATCGCGCTGATCGATGAGACGATGCCGGTCATCGTGATCGCCCCGCCGGATCCGGTCTTCGAGAAGACCGTCTCGAACATGCAGGAGGTCGCGGCACGGGGCGGACGGATTATTCTGATCGGCGATCGCGAGGCGACGCGCGCCGCTTCGGTGGCGGTCGAGGCCGCCATCGCAATGCCGGCCATGGATGCGACGTTCACACCGATCGTCTACGCGGTGCCGGTGCAGCTGATTGCCTATCATACCGCCGTCTTCATGGGGAAGGATGCCGATCAGCCCCGCAACCTCGCCAAATCCGTCACGGTCGAATAG
- the glmU gene encoding bifunctional UDP-N-acetylglucosamine diphosphorylase/glucosamine-1-phosphate N-acetyltransferase GlmU, protein MKSAKPKALHGIAGRSMLSHVVAAAQAMGADHIAVVVAPGRDAVIQEIRAIAPDATIVLQHERRGTAHAVLSARDAIGVDFDDLVVLYADVPLIRPDTLGRLRAALADGSAVATLGFKAADPTGYGRLVQSADGSLTAIREQKDATPAERAIDLCNSGLMALDGTIAVRLLSSIGCDNAQGEFYLTDAVEAAVAEGRHCAVTITDEAEVQGVNDRVQLAAAERSMQARLREAAMRGGATLVAPDTVFLSYDTVLGRDVVVEPQCWFGPGVSVGDGAAIHAFSYLEGATIASGASVGPYARLRPGAAIGENAKVGNFVEIKNAEIERGAKVSHLSYIGDATVGSGANIGAGTITCNYDGFNKARTIIGAGAFVGSNSALVAPVTIGEGAFIGSGSVITDDVAPDALAIGRGRQIAKAGWAETFRAEQKARKAKPRP, encoded by the coding sequence ATGAAATCGGCAAAGCCGAAGGCGCTGCATGGCATCGCGGGCCGTTCGATGCTGTCTCACGTCGTCGCAGCCGCTCAAGCCATGGGCGCCGATCATATCGCGGTCGTGGTGGCGCCCGGCCGCGACGCGGTGATTCAAGAGATCCGCGCGATCGCACCGGACGCCACGATCGTGCTCCAGCACGAGCGACGCGGAACCGCCCATGCGGTTCTGAGCGCGCGTGACGCCATCGGCGTCGATTTCGATGATCTGGTCGTGCTCTATGCCGACGTTCCGTTGATCCGGCCCGACACTCTTGGCCGACTTCGCGCCGCCCTTGCCGATGGCAGCGCCGTGGCCACCTTGGGCTTCAAGGCCGCCGACCCGACCGGCTATGGGCGTCTCGTCCAATCAGCGGACGGATCGCTGACGGCCATTCGAGAGCAGAAGGATGCGACGCCGGCCGAACGCGCCATCGATCTGTGTAATTCCGGGCTTATGGCGCTCGACGGAACGATCGCGGTCCGACTGCTCAGCAGCATCGGTTGCGACAATGCACAGGGCGAATTCTACCTGACCGACGCCGTGGAAGCGGCGGTGGCAGAGGGGCGACACTGCGCCGTGACGATCACGGACGAAGCGGAAGTGCAGGGCGTCAACGATCGGGTGCAACTGGCGGCGGCCGAGCGCTCGATGCAGGCGCGGCTGCGTGAGGCGGCCATGCGGGGCGGCGCGACGCTGGTTGCGCCCGATACCGTCTTTCTGTCGTACGACACCGTCCTCGGCCGGGATGTCGTGGTTGAGCCGCAATGCTGGTTCGGACCCGGTGTGTCGGTGGGCGACGGCGCCGCCATCCATGCCTTCTCCTACCTTGAGGGCGCCACGATCGCGTCCGGCGCCTCCGTGGGTCCCTATGCCCGCCTGCGACCGGGCGCGGCGATCGGCGAGAACGCCAAGGTCGGCAATTTCGTCGAGATCAAAAATGCTGAGATCGAGCGTGGCGCGAAGGTCAGCCACTTGAGCTATATCGGGGACGCCACGGTCGGGTCCGGGGCCAATATCGGCGCCGGAACCATCACCTGCAATTACGATGGCTTCAACAAGGCGCGGACGATCATCGGCGCAGGGGCATTCGTCGGGTCCAACTCCGCATTGGTGGCGCCTGTTACGATCGGCGAGGGAGCCTTTATCGGCTCCGGGTCGGTCATTACCGACGATGTCGCGCCCGATGCTCTGGCGATCGGACGCGGTCGGCAGATCGCCAAAGCCGGATGGGCCGAAACGTTTCGGGCTGAGCAAAAAGCCCGTAAAGCGAAGCCAAGACCTTAA